cgtaatacatggaagataatactcgacttataatgaggacatgtcgctatgattcgtatgtttattatataatgaggaacgtttgggtttgaatgttttagtttaaatgctgaccaagtgggagaatattagaatatttctaattaaggaaataaaataatattattgattctgataaatgaatattttatattcattgaatctggacagaatcaattacgtaatattctatatatggtcagatttctatattcattacctgatttgatttcctaaattaattgtcaaaatattctgacaattaatgtggcacagatactgatggagtatctcacctataaatatagggtctcggtccccgagctcctcactcattctgttcataacagcaaaatccatctaaagagagttgagagagcgaggaagcccgattacccatggtagtcaatttcctttgcagatcaaagcttatgtgggtttgaagctgaagaatcaatggctggaggtatttcgatccttaagttatataatgtatatatttgtttaattccgcattttatatacacatacatatatttcactTTATACATACAAAAGTCTAACAAATGTATCTctattgaaaatattcttgCGGTTTACAAATGTATCTCTATTGAAAATCCAATTGTGAatccattatttttttttcttttttaatgtaattaagtataatttgtaaaaaaaaataaaaaaaaataataaaaaaaagtttaattacGTATAATTTTGTGATGTCACATTTTCTATTACCTGTAATTGGCAAATGCAACTTCATTTGAAACATTTTAGCTTCAAAATCCACTTGTAAACACATATCGATCAatgctaataataatataaggtcaaactaatatacaGACAAACAAGCTGCAATGTTGATAATTATTAGCAAAAACACAGctagatcattcatatatatataacccaCCATTAAAAATATTAGTTACTTTTTTCTTTAATCTTTTCTCAGCCTTGTAATTAGTTGTTCGTCCTCTaattaagggcattttggtaatttaaaCATGCAcatatttataataggaaaaaaTTAATAGTATAAAAATGAAGAGTTTCGTTTGCAGATGTTGAATTCTCTAACTAATTTATAAGCTAAACTAAGCTTATTCCTTGGCCTGCGATATTAGATTATTTTCTCTCATTAGTGATGAAATCATCATAACATCTCCCCTAGCCTAAACCGACCAAGTTGACTTACTCTTCtctctataatatatattagtcattattatatcatataataataatataaaaaaaatatctaagttctCCATAGATCGGAGAAGCTTAAGTAGGGCTGAGAtagcacatatatatatgtatatataaatggataataataataataagtttgagcTGATGAAATGGGAATCTGAAGATCAGATCAGTGGTTTGAGTGATCTGGTGACGAGGTCGTATAGTTGTAGTTTTTGCAAGCGAGGATTTTCAAATGCACAAGCTCTAGGGGGTCATATGAATATTCATAGAAGAGACAGAGCAATCATCCGACAAAGATTCTCCGAGGAAAACAaggtaaataataattattcctCTGAATATACAAACCCAGATCATCATGACCAATATGGTTTATCATCATCGAAAACTCAGAAAAGTGATAATCATCATCGTCAACATCAAAACCTAGGTTCTATTCCGGTACAATTAGACTTATCACTGTTGGCCGAACAGCATAGTAACAAGCCACGTGTTGATTCTCAGACGATGACGGGATCAGATGATGACCATGTTGGTTCCTTTGTTGGGGAACCATCGGTGACCGCTGCCGCAGCCGTGGTGGAGGAGCGGAAGACGGAGGAGTTGGACCTTGAGCTCAGGTTAGGGCCAGAGCGTCGACATCATGATGATAGGACCACGTTGAGTACAAGGGAATTCTTTTGATCCATGTTTTGAGCATGCATATATCTGAAGATTTATATATGTTGGCTTTTTGGAAATGAAAACACTAGaggttattaattatatatatatatatatatatattcttatttcTTGGGTCTACAATCATCTATTTTTCTGATTCATTCATTTGCATGGTGTTTTCATTTCTTCTTCACTTTAATATTTAGATATAGTGTGTTATGAAACAATATTTAAGGAATATAGATATTTTATTGATTGTAATTGTTCTTAATGttgttatattaaaattataaaaataattcaaacaaaAGTTATTAAGATATTTCTATCTTGCATTGGAAAGGTTATTTTGTTCATTTTTATATTCATTTCatttcaatactttaaaatacaatcaataaagaaatgtaataatttttattttttttttcgatttcattccatttcattactttCAGCAAAAAGTTACATTGCACTACTACACAAAAGGAGTTTAGAGGCTGTTATTTTTgctgaaaactaaaaaaatagacACTAAAGGGCTGTTTAtcaattttatgtttaaaattgacatttagtGTTGGTTATATTATAATAACCGACACCATAGGAGTTGGCTTAGGGTTATATAAACACATTAAGAAATAACTGACGCCATATGTGAACGCAACGGTTGACACGTGTCACTTATAGCATCGGGTATTTCATAATAACGACGACATAagggtttatatatatataaccctAAGCCAGTTTCATCTTTCTCATTTCTTGACCTTTAAAGTAGAGCCACCGAGAGAAATTgttaaatagtaaaaaaaaatgcttatttattagtgtaaaaatacaaaataaaattaatactgtataatattttttataaaattaatgtaatatatttttatttgaaaatattgtaGTGTTgagttaattttataaaaaaaataacactttaTGACACAAATaaggaaaagaaagaaataaaagtaataaagaaaacacatatttattattaaagaaactacaaattaattaaattttagataaatattttcataaaattaatttgatatattttctgttaaaataatttttttatatttaattttatctttatttGCAGTTGAAAATAGTATTTGTGGCACTAttggaaaagaaataaaaaatgataaatatatGGCCCAAAATTATGAAGAAATGGCATTAGTAAAAAGCCCAAAGTCCAAGAAAAGAGGCCCAAAATTGGCCCAAGAAGACCCAAAATCCTCTCGGCCGACATCAGGTGCCAAGTGGCACCTCCGAATTCGCCCCTACTCCACTCTCTCTTCGTGCCTGCCAGCGGGTCCCACGTAAACAGGCACATTAGGTGCCTTTTGTCCCTCGCCCAACCCACGCGCACGTGAGGAGCACAGCGCCGTGTGGTCCAGGCGTGCCACGCACGTGCCAAAAGCACGACTCTGTCGTTTGGCTCCGGTCCGCAACAACCTAAAAAGTCCAATTTTCACACCATTTTCAGCCAATCCGTGTGTGACACGTGGACGAGGTTGCCCAAGTCATCCAATTAGAGAACGACATGGCATTCTCGTTTTAACTATAGGGTAACTGTATTTTTACCCAAAtgcaatttgtaataagtttaattgcACATTAGTCCTTAtagcttcctataaatagaagcttaggATTTATGAATTTACTACAATTTCAGACAGAAAATCTAAAGAAAATACTTGAAGCTCTCGGTGTTAGTTTACCgcttttttagttaattttctcaTGGATTTCTAAGTTCTCTTATTATTAAGGCAGACGATGAAacttagtgtatttaattaagtatttatttttattttgattctcagtaCAATATGTGCTTATGAGTTTTActtcataaaataatttctttcatctttaatatcatgtatttttaatagtcaaaattattaatgtttggttttacattttattaaaaacactacaagaaaaggCATTTTTACCGGCGCAGTTCGTCAAATGCGCCGGTAAAGGTTGTCGAGATACAACAAAATCTGAAATTTCACTTACATTTAGGCTTCACTTTTGTCGGCGCATTATTGCGCCGGTACTAAAAcgttttgccggcgcaataatgaatatgcgccggtaaaagtgacCCAATGAAGCGCCAACAGGCGCGAGAAGTTTGCCGCCTTTCATTTCATTTATTATGGCGCTTGttcacttttaccggcgcacaattgcgccggtaaaagtgccAAAAAAAATAGAGGGAAACTTCCCGCGTTGATTTCCTTGGTAGGTGGGAATACTTTTACCGGGGCAccattgcgccggtaaaagtgttaAAGGAAACGTGTGGATTTTAATGTGATAAGTGGGgatacttttaccagcgcacaattgcgccggtaaaagtatttACTTAAACGCGTGTTTTGGCTAATTAGGTCAGATTTTATTTAAACACTTTTACCGACGCAATtggatgcgccggtaaaagtatatatatgaatcagGAGCACGAAGCCCCCTTCTTCTCcttcatttttccttttttttttcaggttttGCAGAGAAAACCTCCCAGCCCCTTCTTCTCAATCTCTCTTCTATTCTCTATCAATCTCTCTTCGATTCTCTTCTATTCTCTATCAATCTCTCTCAATTTCTATCTCATTCTCTCAATCCCCCTCAATCCCTCTCAATCCCTCTTTTTTTCTGTTCAAaaaaaccaccaccaccactgtcggccaccaccaccaccgtcGACCACCACCACCATCGACGGCGGCCGAGCTACGCCAGCCACCACCGCAGACCACCAAGCCCCACCTCCTCCAATTTATTTAAggtatttgtaatttttgtaaattttgatttttttttaatgtttatgTGTATGGAtttgtgtatgtatgtgttgattagtgtatgtatgtgtatatgtatgtatttctgtatgtatgtgtatgtatatttatttgggtataaatgtatgtatgtatgtgtataaatacatgtatgtatgtatatgtatgtgtatgtgagattatgtatatatatatatgtgtatgtatgtgtatgtgtttgtgtatgtgggtgtgtatatatatgtgtgtatatgtatgtatatatgtatgtatgtatgtgtgtatgtatgtatgtgtatgtgtatgtgtatgtgtatgtgggtgtaggtgtgtatatatatgtatgcatgtatttgtatgtgtatattggtgtatgtatatatatatgtatgtatgtaaatatgtatgcatatatgtgtgtatctatgcatatatgtatgtaaatatatatgtatatgtgtgtgtatgtgtgtgtataagtgtatgtgagtgtgtgtgagtgtatgtgtatgtgtgtatatgtTTAAGTTAGTGTAGGGTAATGGATATgtgataaaatttttaaatttttataggtattaaatttttaatttggttttacttttttatggaatTAGGTCCGTGTTCGACCGGTCCGGATTACCGTTAGCTGCCTGCAGTTGTCATTTTTGCACTCGATTTAGGTatgtttttttttgcttttgctTAGTACGTAGTAGTGTTTGTTATGAGTTAA
This region of Cannabis sativa cultivar Pink pepper isolate KNU-18-1 chromosome 7, ASM2916894v1, whole genome shotgun sequence genomic DNA includes:
- the LOC115696291 gene encoding transcriptional regulator TAC1-like; its protein translation is MDNNNNKFELMKWESEDQISGLSDLVTRSYSCSFCKRGFSNAQALGGHMNIHRRDRAIIRQRFSEENKVNNNYSSEYTNPDHHDQYGLSSSKTQKSDNHHRQHQNLGSIPVQLDLSLLAEQHSNKPRVDSQTMTGSDDDHVGSFVGEPSVTAAAAVVEERKTEELDLELRLGPERRHHDDRTTLSTREFF